In Phalacrocorax aristotelis chromosome 6, bGulAri2.1, whole genome shotgun sequence, one DNA window encodes the following:
- the DPH5 gene encoding diphthine methyl ester synthase: MLYLVGLGLGDAKDITVKGLEAVRRCGRVYLEAYTSLLTVGKDALEEFYGKELILADREMVEQEADSILKEADVCDVAFLVVGDPFGATTHSDLVLRAVKLGIPYKVIHNASIMNAVGCCGLQLYNFGETVSIVFWTDTWKPESFFDKIEKNRQNGMHTLCLLDIKVKEQSLENLMKGRKIYEPPRYMSVNQAAEQLLAIIQNRRLQGAEPEITENTICVGLARVGAADQKIASGPLSRMSTVELGGPLHSLIVTGTMHPLELEMLKLFSVNSSSFENSAFQRTT; this comes from the exons ATGCTGTACCTGGTGGGGCTGGGCCTGGGAGACGCCAAGGACATCACGGTGAAGGGGCTGGAGGCGGTGCGGCGGTGCGGCAGGGTGTACCTGGAGGCCTACACGTCCCTCCTTACGGTGGGCAAGGATGCGCTG GAAGAGTTTTATGGAAAGGAGTTGATTTTGGCTGACCGAGAAATGGTGGAACAAGAAGCAgatagcattttaaaagaagctgaTGTTTGTGATGTCGCATTTCTTGTGGTTGGCGATCCTTTTGG GGCCACGACGCACAGTGATTTAGTACTGCGTGCAGTAAAACTGGGGATTCCATACAAGGTCATTCATAATGCTTCAATAATGAACGCAGTGGGTTGCTGTGGTTTACAG cTGTACAATTTTGGAGAGACAGTTTCTATAGTTTTCTGGACAGATACATGGAAGCCGGAGAGCTTTTTTGACAAGATTGAGAAAAACAGGCAGAACGGAATGCACACACTGTGCTTACTTG ATATTAAAGTGAAGGAGCAGTCTTTGGAGAACCTAATGAA aggaagaaagatttATGAGCCACCACGCTACATGAGCGTGAATCAAGCTGCGGAACAGCTTCTTGCCATTATTCAAAACAGGAGGCTCCAAGGAGCAGAACCAG AAATTACTGAAAACACAATTTGTGTTGGCCTCGCGCGCGTGGGTGCCGCGGATCAGAAGATTGCTTCCGGCCCGCTCTCTCGGATGTCCACGGTGGAATTAGGCGGCCCGCTACATTCTTTGATTGTTACAGGCACTATGCATCCTCTGGAACTAGAAATGCTTAagcttttttctgtaaatagtTCCAGTTTCGAAAACAGTGCGTTTCAAAGGACCACGTAA